The genome window tcttggcctttCCGAACCGGTCCTTTCACTGTGAACGCTTGGCCTCGGTTCAGTTATGCTcttcgaggacgaagagaatcTTCCTGAATCCCAAAATCTGTGAAGAACATCACACACTCGCCCCATAATGTTATTGCGTGCTTCAGGTGAGCTATTCAAGGACTCTATTAAAACAAGTATACTAATGCTTATCTCCGTTCATTTTCTTAGTGATCAAGACCTTCCAGACATTGAATTTTTACTGAGCAATAGGAGGCATCAGCATCATACTGAGCCCTGTTTGACGAGGACAGATTCGATCTATCTACACATACACGACCACTCCAACTAGCCACTCGTCCTCCATGTCTCGTCTTTTTCAGACCAAGCTGGGCCTCAGTATGACTGCATTTTTTCAAACTACAATCAGGAGGTACCCTCTAAAGGAACCTGACCCTAGTTACCACTTCAGATAAGAACAGGGTCTTCCCTTTCTCATTTCCCAATAATATCTACGTTCAGAGATATGATCTATCTCTCCCCGCAAGACAATTCTCTGCcagtcgatgatgatacACTACAGCAGAGGTGTAAGAGGAAGTAAGGGGTCTTGTCTCGGAAGGTAAGCGATGCGAACTTGGTCTTGTGTATACGCGGCGGTCGACAGAGACTATTATCAAGCTCGCATCATGCAAATGACTGCGATATGCTCTTCGAATGATCGAGCAAGGGCTCTGTCTGCAGAGGACGTGGCAGTCCCTGATGACCCAAATGCCAACAACAGTTGAATTGTCGGTTTGCTAACTTAGGAAGCATTTCATGTCAACTTCAAGAGAGAAGTCGTGAGCGGACACTGTCAGATTAGGCAAATAATTTTCCTCGGGAGTTTATGGAAAATGTGGCCCAGAGATGGACACTATATAAACCATGGTTCAGCGACTTCGTGTTTGTTGTTGCTCCAGAAACTATATCCATCTTATGTAAACGAGGCAGAGAATCTCGGTGAAAGAAGAGAGAATGCGTGCTCGGTTCTTAGGGTTTTGTACCAAATACTCAAACGGCGTTTTCTTATCCACTTCTTTCCAAACACTGGCTGTGTTGGAATTGACACGGTTTTCTGTGCCAGGAGACCTATCCATCAGCACAGTGTCTCTGTATTTTCCGCTGGCGGACGAACCCCAAGGAATTCGGCTACCCGAAACTCCATCTTCTTTTTTAAGTCTTGCATCCAAATGTCATTTCTCTTATCTCGGATAGAGAAATGGACACATCCTCTTGATCAACATTTATTATCCGGCATCTGTAGCCCCGTCTGAAGGTGCTCCACAGCTCCGGATTATCCCAGCCACCATCAGTTTCTGTTCCTGGTGGCCATTTAGCGTTCTTTTTTCCTGTCTAATGAGATCAGAGCCCATCGTCATGGAGATTACTGCTATTAGTATCCGTAGAGAGCTGGTTGATTAGAGTAGagtggtactccgtagataaTTATGATGcattttttccccttttctttctgcgAGACTCGCTTCCCTGTTTGTTCCCAGAAATCCAAACGTTCAAGTTCAGATCTCTCCCATGATCCCATCATCACCTGCCAGTCTTCCCACCAATTCGATTCGAACATGCAATTGTGCATCTTGTCGATGCCTGACCTACATTGCAGATGTCCAAAGACGTAACTTTCTCCCCCGTGTCCACCATCATCCCACGATCTCCTCCGAACGATCCCACAAACCCTTATATTCGACGCCGGCGCCGACAGACAGATTCCGCGGTGGTTCTGAAACGTACCACTCATGGGCCCCAGAGAGACCAGCACCCCATTCTGGCTCGACGATCTATTGCGAATCCTGATTGGGCGGCAGACTCGATTCCTTCTTTTTTCTCTCCTACTATCTCTTCAGTCTCGTCCAGGTTGAGCCTGACAGGGTCATCGGCAGGTCCAACAAAGACTGAGGACTCTCAGAAACGCCGGCAGACAGCACGCCATGACCTAGATGATCGTCAACATAACCAAGACTCCGGCTACAAGTCTCATCGCGACGACCAGAGTATCGCTAGAACTAAAGTTTTCAGCCGTCAGACCATTATGTTTGCGGCAGCTTCCCGTGACACGGGCAGGGCAGCCACGCTAATATCCGCTGGTCCCAGTGCCTCCCCATCAGTACcaggaacaacaacaacgacaCCAGCAAACTCgacctcatcatcagcatcgcatCCTTATCcatcttctgcttcaccaCCTCGTTTACCACAAAGTCGATTTAGCTTCGAGTATCAGCCTCCCCGGCACAAGCAGGCCCTGCCGACCTCCGCTAGCTTTCCCAGTGAAATCCCCTCAGACACTGATCCGACTCCGAACCCCCAGCGCGCTTTCTTGTACGACAGATCTCGGCGGTCAGTGTCAACCTTCAGTACCTCCCGTGTTCGCAAATCAACCGCGCTTGCTTCTCCGTCCCAATTGCCGTCCCCGTTATCAATCTCAGAGAAGTCTAGCGACTTGCCCCTACCGTTCGATGCCAACTCGATCGACAACGCCCTGAGTTTCAATGCATCGAAGCGTCGTCGTAAACAATCCTTGTCACAGTCTCAGCAGGAAAGCCAGGCAGATgtgaagaggaggatgccaGTGTCAACAGCGACTTACGTCCAGGGGAGCCCACAGGCAAGCGACCGCGATCGCGCAATCCACGACTTAGACCAGACcgatcaagaagatggcgctAGAACGCCAGTCGCAGAAGATTCCAAATCCAAGAACGAGGACATCTTCTTGAATATTGCCCGATCAGACTCAAAGCGGCGCGACTCTTTGGGGCGCTCAGAACATAGACGGGTGAGTGACAACCTGTGTTCGACGACGATCATGACACTCTTGTAATCCTGTCCGAATTTCCTCACGCATGTTTTACTGACAACATTTGAATACAATATAGTCGCGGCTTGGGTTGTCTAATGGTCACCTTCGTTCACCCAATTCTCGATTAAATGAACAGACGTCTTCCCCTGGTCAATTACGGTTGAGCACTTACGACACCCCCTTGCACTCCCTCAACAATTCCCCATCAAACCCTTACAGCGCCCTTCCTTACTCCTACTCGGCCTCCGCTCATCCCCTTGATGACCATCCCCGCTCCCGACATTCCGTAGTAGGTTCGAGTTCGAGGTCCACTCTTGGCATATCGAGAAGTAGGCTTGGTCAGGCAAGCCCAGACTCGTCACCATACTCAGCCGAACTTCACATAGAAAGAAGAGGTTCGCTGCAAGATCCTCGAGTTTACCGCCATTCTGCTCTTGCCAGCCTTCGAACCAGTCGACAGGCGTCGGGCTCCGATGTCACAGAACGGCCGCGGCCCGAGCCTGAACGATCCCGGCATGATGGCACCGAGTCGACCTTGTCAACGACCGCTCCGTCTACAGTCTGGGATGAGCTGGAGGATCTGAAGTCGCGAATCAAGAAGCTGGAATTGACCGGAAAGCTGCCGCCATCGTCTCAAGCTGCGATATCGACA of Aspergillus fumigatus Af293 chromosome 2, whole genome shotgun sequence contains these proteins:
- a CDS encoding putative LPXTG-motif cell wall anchor domain protein, whose product is MSKDVTFSPVSTIIPRSPPNDPTNPYIRRRRRQTDSAVVLKRTTHGPQRDQHPILARRSIANPDWAADSIPSFFSPTISSVSSRLSLTGSSAGPTKTEDSQKRRQTARHDLDDRQHNQDSGYKSHRDDQSIARTKVFSRQTIMFAAASRDTGRAATLISAGPSASPSVPGTTTTTPANSTSSSASHPYPSSASPPRLPQSRFSFEYQPPRHKQALPTSASFPSEIPSDTDPTPNPQRAFLYDRSRRSVSTFSTSRVRKSTALASPSQLPSPLSISEKSSDLPLPFDANSIDNALSFNASKRRRKQSLSQSQQESQADVKRRMPVSTATYVQGSPQASDRDRAIHDLDQTDQEDGARTPVAEDSKSKNEDIFLNIARSDSKRRDSLGRSEHRRSRLGLSNGHLRSPNSRLNEQTSSPGQLRLSTYDTPLHSLNNSPSNPYSALPYSYSASAHPLDDHPRSRHSVVGSSSRSTLGISRSRLGQASPDSSPYSAELHIERRGSLQDPRVYRHSALASLRTSRQASGSDVTERPRPEPERSRHDGTESTLSTTAPSTVWDELEDLKSRIKKLELTGKLPPSSQAAISTASGERPRTATTTVTTVSSSPNYNHKISPSGAETEASTATNPVHPLLQSALLKARDVLNNEVYKSLEAAVTDALALSSLLGTNKAPSGGVSVVNGYSSSDRQSRRKADSVCRSLTELCLALSDEQLSKQQMPASDDDTITQLHTSSNEESSTLNRSLRRSMTLEPGIPGRQKSTTHVTSRLEARRQSLATANGNSSIKKDLSALPDGNSPSSPSASAPKSRLSRLSASLRSKRLQPEDADTDLPSPHSRSISRAMTDIDNSAAAQRLSPRQQVAHGYTTSQQVSDPQRPQGSRLSYQSTRTQLQQPRTPTAPQSSIPLRRSLAIPANYTPTTSRLNILAGSRRYGTSGIPSAAGDGSVPDGQSDGMSSQQGLCQTRITAPSSKQAASYTPIQQNRVRANSLGVRTYGLRQRPTATHEDPLDVSID